A DNA window from Hevea brasiliensis isolate MT/VB/25A 57/8 chromosome 2, ASM3005281v1, whole genome shotgun sequence contains the following coding sequences:
- the LOC110638929 gene encoding uncharacterized protein LOC110638929 gives MELFTKTMAVKLRSHLDKYMIADDDGETVRQSKNGSSRKARWLVELVEGRTDAVRLKTCDGRYLTASDLPFLLGMTGKRVIQTLPEKITDLNLEWEPIRDGFQVKLKSWCGKFLRGNGGTPPWRNSVTHDEPHTGSTLRWILWDVESVEAVETETLAEYLSSMSSFSSVPEDVLEAASDEYLGSEPGSPISVVSSRRTPRLTVIKSMSPRLSPKKSISNHFRSAMEFFHNAKAVRLRSHHDKYLHAEEDEESVSQDRSGSSKNARWYVELVPGSDTIIRLKSCYGKYLTASNNPFLLGMTGRKVLQTLPRRLDSSVEWEPIRDGTHIKLKTRYANFLRANGGLPPWRNSVTHDIPHRTATQDWVLWHVDVVEIQVKSSHQKKSEPQPTSHLDSLDFDSSSPSSVSIKSDTFSRRESTESNVSSPPKSEGRTIYYGVADENGNVCDDIVEAYSLNFKGNGVDELTQKLREETGFQDIIVCSRSPLNGKLYPLRLQLPPNNADMHVIVLHSSSKVARDFAKQGVKL, from the exons TCGTGGAAGGGAGAACAGACGCTGTCCGTCTCAAAACCTGCGATGGCAGATACCTTACTGCCTCTGATTTACCCTTTCTTTTAGGTATGACAGGGAAAAGGGTAATTCAAACTCTGCCTGAAAAGATTACTGACTTGAATCTCGAGTGGGAGCCTATAAGGGACGGGTTTCAGGTGAAACTAAAAAGCTGGTGTGGGAAATTCTTGCGTGGAAACGGTGGTACACCGCCGTGGAGAAACTCAGTTACTCACGATGAGCCTCACACGGGTTCAACACTGAGGTGGATTCTGTGGGATGTAGAGTCAGTGGAAGCAGTTGAAACGGAGACGTTGGCAGAGTATTTATCGTCCATGTCGAGTTTTTCTTCGGTTCCTGAGGATGTTCTTGAAGCAGCTTCCGATGAGTATTTGGGGTCAGAACCTGGTTCACCGATTTCAGTTGTGTCATCGAGGAGGACTCCAAGATTGACTGTCATCAAGTCCATGTCTCCAAGATTATCTCCAAAGAAG TCCATTTCTAACCACTTCCGGTCAGCTATGGAGTTCTTCCACAACGCCAAGGCCGTGCGTCTCCGTAGTCACCACGACAAGTACCTGCACGCTGAGGAAGATGAGGAGTCCGTCTCTCAAGACCGAAGCGGATCCTCCAAGAACGCTAGATGGTATGTCGAGTTGGTCCCTGGATCCGACACCATAATCCGCCTTAAGTCTTGCTATGGTAAGTACCTTACCGCCTCTAACAATCCTTTTCTTCTCGGCATGACCGGTCGCAAGGTCCTTCAGACTTTGCCTAGGAGGCTTGATTCCTCCGTCGAGTGGGAGCCCATCAGGGATGGAACTCATATTAAGCTCAAGACCCGGTATGCAAACTTCTTGAGAGCTAACGGGGGGCTTCCGCCTTGGAGAAATTCGGTGACTCATGATATTCCTCATAGGACTGCTACTCAGGATTGGGTTCTCTGGCATGTTGATGTTGTGGAGATTCAAGTCAAATCTTCGCATCAAAAGAAGTCGGAGCCGCAACCCACCTCTCATTTAGATTCTTTGGATTTCGATTCCAGTTCGCCTTCTTCCGTCTCTATCAAATCTGACACTTTTTCGAGACGAGAG TCGACTGAATCTAATGTGAGTTCGCCTCCTAAATCTGAGGGAAGAACTATATACTACGGCGTGGCTGATGAGAATGGGAACGTCTGTGATGATATTGTGGAGGCTTACTCGTTGAATTTTAAGGGAAATGGGGTTGATGAGTTGACTCAGAAATTAAGGGAAGAGACGGGTTTTCAGGATATTATTGTATGTTCTCGTAGTCCTTTGAATGGAAAGCTCTATCCACTTCGATTGCAGCTTCCTCCAAACAATGCCGATATGCATGTTATTGTACTTCACTCATCATCCAAAG TGGCCAGAGATTTTGCAAAACAAGGAGTCAAATTATGA